From the Lathyrus oleraceus cultivar Zhongwan6 chromosome 3, CAAS_Psat_ZW6_1.0, whole genome shotgun sequence genome, the window TACTTAATTTCATCTGTTAATTGATTGTTTGCTATTATTCGATTTCGTAATTGTGATTGATTAACTTCGACGATTATACTACCCTTGCTGTTTTATACACCATTTATATATGAAATATATTCTCACCCCTTTTGTTTCCATGTTGTTCTATATGTATACTATGCAAATACCCAGATAGAGATTGAGGAGCATTAGACGTTACTTCTTTTAGAGGATTACATAGTTGGCCAACTCACTGCTTTATTTCCTGTTTTGTTCCTCATGCTTTATCAATTGTTTAGTTTTCTGTTGTGTTGCTCTGATAGTGTAACACTGGGTTGGAAATACctaattttatttttttgagtTGTTTCATTGAATACTTTATGTCATGAATGCAGTGGTTTTCTGCTTATGATATATTTGCGAATGTTATAAAGATGTGATACCCTTTTTATATCTTCATATTTTCCGCATGTGTTATAAATTATATTTTGGGGTTTATGATGTTATAATAAACCCTAATTGTTCTAATTgactttttgttttgtttgaaacATGAGTATATttgaaattattatttaaaaaaatcaaaattatgcGTCGGTTTAATTAAAAGTctataataattattttttatttactttttcaatatagattttttatttataatttcTTAACACGTGTCTTTAGGCGACATGTTATTATTATCAATTTGTTAAAGTTTAACCGATTTAATTTAAATTGGTTCATAACATTATTCCTACCAAAACATGAAAATAATGCAATCATACAAAATAAAAGTTATTAACCTTGTATTCTCTAGGATTTGAAGTTAAACATGAAAATTTAATGAAACAGTGAGGTTAACATTAACAATATACTCCTTCCATTcctttttaattgtcacttgaAAAAAAATTATCTTTTTTTAATTCTCACTTGTAAAATTTAAGATAATATTATCTgcacttttgtcaaaattaccctTAAATAATTATCACAGAgaaagaaaaaataaaacgaatattatatattattaaaGATATTATAGATAAAAagaaaattattatttaaaaattaataataataattaactttcttaatatatataaaaattaaaaaataaaaatatttaaaaagaaACGGATGAATATGACTTTAGCAATAAAAAGATAAGTTTATAACTAGGAATAACAGATTTTGGCATTTTGAATTTTTCAGTATAGTTGACCTACAACAAAAGTAATTCTTTATGGATATTTTATAGATTCTAGGGGTGGACAAGAAAAACCCACCCGAGAATAACCAACCGAACCGGTTGTAGGATGCTGTTTCGGGTCGGGTTAATTCAGTTTGACGGGTTGGACGGGTGTTGCAAACGGGTTCAGAGGGGTGTGTGTGGTCGGGTTCGGTTTTGATTTTTTGGCCCAACAAAATCTGAGCCCGACCGATTCCATTACATTACTATTACTATCAAGGAGAATTTTGGCACCTTGGCCCAACAAAATCAGATTGCAAAATCAGAACTTGCGCCGTCTACTCTACCCTGAACCCTAAAGCTTGTGCCGTCCACCCTGAACTCTGAAGCTTGCGCCGTCCACCCCTCTGAAGCTTGCACCGTCCACCCTGAACCCCAAAGCTTGCGCCATCCACCCCTCTGAACCCTAAAGCTTGCGCCGTCCACCTCTCCGAACCCTAAAGCTCCGTCCACCCCTCTGAACCCTAAAGCTTTAGCGTCGTCACCTTGCTTCATCTCCAAAAGTAAAACAAAATCGCTATCTATGTCTCTCCTCCGCCGTCATCACCGTCCTTTCCTCCTTCATCATCACTGAGCAGAGAATCATTTGTATCCTTATCCCTCTTAATCAAGTTCTTTTGTGTTTGTATTTGCTTTCTAAACACTAAGTCTTTCTTTGTTCTTGATTTCAGATTTTGTATTTTCAGGTTTTGTAATTTCAAGAGTTCTTTGAGTTAATGGAAGGTTAGATCATTGTTTCTATTTTTAAGAGCTTTAATCTTTTATATACTGTATTTAATAACTCCATTTGTTTAATTTTTATCGAGATATGGAAGGGGCTGTAGAAATGCAAGGAGCTGTAGAAATACAAGGAGCTGGAAATTTGCATAATAACAGTAAGTTTAGTTTATTTTATGTATGTTTTGTATGCCTATGTCGATATATCATGTTGAATATTTTGCATAATAACAGTAACTCCATTTGTTTTGTATGCCTTATTAAAAGTTTAAGGTAATAGGTCCTTTAAGATTAAGACATATGACTACATAAAAATAAGATTAACAAACTTTGAAACTAAGCCTATAAACACTTAACAAGTTGATGATGTTGGTTGTGTGTTGATTATAATCTTCATTAATTTTCAGTAATGGAGAATGTTACTCAAAACCAACCTTCTTCATTAACATCTGGTGTTGGTGCAACTGATGTTGCTGCCAATGAAATTCATGTTGTTGGACTTCCTCCACTTGGAAAGAAGAGAAAACAAAATGCTAATGGTCCTAGGAAATCCTCTCCTGCTTGGGACCATTTTATTAAATTGCCTAATGAAATTGAAGCAGTAGCTGCTTGCAAACACTGTCATAAGAAATATTTGTGTGATCCAAAAACCCATGGGACATCTAACATTCTTGCTCATACAAAAGTATCTACCAAGATGCCACAAAATGATCCTACTCAAACGGCCCTCTCCTTTGCCGGTGGAGAGGGTGGTGGCTTGGTTGCCGCAAGCCAACGATTTAATTTGGCAGCTTGTAGGAAGGCTATTGCTCTCTTTGTGATCCTAGATGAACATGCTTTTAGGGTAGTTGAAGGGGAAGGCTTTAAGTTGTTATGCAAACAATTACAACCCCAATTAACTATTCCATCAAGGAGAACTGTGGCGAGGGATTGTTTTCAACTTTTTGTTGATGAAAAAGCAAGATTGAAAGGTTATTTCAAATCTGATTGCAATAGGGTAGCCTTAACCACTGATTGTTGGACATCCATTCAGAATCTTAGTTATATGACCCTAACTGCACACTTCATTAACAATGATTGGAAGTATGAAAATAGGATTCTAAGTTTTTGTTTAGTTCTTAATCATAAGGGTGAGACAATTTGTAGAAAAGTTGAAGAGATTTTAAGGGAATGGGGAATAAGGAATGTGTCCACAATCACTGTGGACAACGCAACATCTAATGATGTAGCTGTTGCTTATTTGAAGAAGAGGATTGATAATATGGGTGGTTTAATGAGTGATGGATCTTTCTTTCATCTTTGTTGTTGTGCACACATTTTAAATCTGGTGGTTCGTGATGGTTTAAAACAGAATGATTTATCCATTTCTGCCATTAGAAATGCTGTTAGATTTGTTAGGTCATCACCCCAAAGATCTACAAAGTTCAAAGAATGTATTGAGTTTGCTAGTATTAATTGCAAGAAACTTCTCTGTCTAGATGTTCCGACAAGGTGGAACTCATGTTATTTGATGCTAGATGCTGCTGAAAAGTATCAAGCAGCATTTGAGAAAATGGAAGGTGAAGATTTTAGCTATTTGGAATTTTTTGGATTAGTTGGCCCCCCTACTCTTAATGATTGGGAGAATGTTAGGTGTCTAGTAAgttttttcaaaattttctaTGATGCTACTATGGAATTTTCTTCGTCAAAACAAGTATCCCTTCATAAGTCATTCCACCAACTAGCTTCAATACATTGTGAGCTTAAAAGATCATCCATGAACTTGAACACAATTTTAGCCTCAATGGGATATGAAATGAAGAAGAAGTATGACAAATATTGGGGGGAAATTGAAAACATCAACAAGTTTATTTATTTTGGCGTGATTCTTGACCCTAGATACAAGTTAGGATATGTAGAGTGGTGTTTtaatgatatgtataatggcgAGTCGGTGCCTTTTACTAATATGATTAATGTGATAAAAAAGGAGTTGTTTAAACTATTCAATTGGTACAAGGGTATACATGAAAAGCAACATGGACCCTCTACTAGTCCTAATGAGGGTGGTTCATTTGGTGATGGTGTTCCTAATGTTGAAGTTCCATCTCATTTTGCAAGGGTTGAAGCTTTTAAAGAGCACCTTAAACAAAAAGATTCAATAGATAAAAAAATGATCTTGAGAGGTATCTAGATGATAATTGTGCCGATGATTTTAACTTTGACATCCTTATGTGGTGGAAACAAAACTCTTGTAGATACCCTATTTTATCAAAAATGGTGAAGGATGTTTTAGCTAGTCCAGTATCCACTGTCGCTTCTGAAAGCACGTTTAGTACCGGGGGCAGAATTCTAGACACATATAGAAGTTCACTAACCCCTGAAATGGCAGAGGTTTTGATTTGTGCACAGGACTGGTTGAAACCTACACTTAGTCAATTCAAGGACTTGAATATAAATGAAGAATTTGAGTTGTCTGCCACTATTGTTTCAGGTATGTAAGTATTTGAGTATGAGTATTTAGTGTATTAATGTATTGGCTTTGgttttgatttaattatttgGTTTCTGTTTAATTTTATGCAGAATTTGGTGGTCCCTCTACTAGTGGATCAACATCTGGTGATGGATCTAATGCTGTTGGAAACAGAAATGAACCAGTTGCTGGTTCATCTCAATCACATACTTGATGATGGTTGTGgtttttgtattttttcattTGATTTACTTATATCTATGTTTTTTACATGTATTAATATATTTTTGTGTTTCGTTTCAGTTTGTTTTTTGGAGTCATTTGTGAAAATGACCTTATTTTGGGCTACTGATTATTTTGATGATGGTTGTGgtttttgtattttttcattTGATTTACTTATATCTATGTTTTTTACATGTATTAATATATTTTTGTGTTTCGTTTCAGTTTTTTTTTGGAGTCATTTGTGAAAATGACCTTATTTTGGGCTACTGATTATTATGGATAATCAGCTTATCTATCAGCTAATATCCTCAAGAGTTATTTTTTTTGTGATAATATATCAACCAATAGTCCTGAAGAGGTTTTTGATGCTTTGAAGAATCAGACTGTGGATCTGGTTTTAACTGCTCATCCTACACAGTCGGTTCGTCGATCTTTGCTGCAAAAGCATGGAAGGTTTGTACTGTTTATGGAATTATGGATTACTGCATATTATGCTGAAAATGATCACAATGAATTTGAAAACAGGTTATCACAGAAGAGCGCGGCATAGCTCTCAACAAAGTCACGCCAGAACTCCGCGAGAAACTGTGAGAGATCACTGCACCACTCTCTCACTATATGAATCGGAAATTTTGTTTGTTACTTCTATTTTAAGATACTGATTGTATTGATTCCTTCTCTGTTTTTGTAACTTACAGACACAAGACCAGACTCCACATTGGACAATTGGTGAAGGATACGTCGGATAAACTTAAACAAGCTAGTGAAATTGATCATCATGTTGATGTTAATGTGAGTTTGAAGTTCTATTATCTATTTCGATTGCATGCGCAAACAAATCAGTTTATTGGTATTTTATGATCTATTTTCAAAAACCATGAGTTTCTTTAAATGAATCTTATGATCGAGTTTTTTATTTACTGTTACAGTAGTAGTCTTATTTACTGTTACAGTAGTGGTTTCTTGATACACAGGTTTTAACCATGATAACTTCATTGCTCAAAATGTTTTCTTCATTTTCTTATTTGTATATTCATTTGATTCCTTGTATTTGTAGCCTGTATTCAGTGCTTCTGTTTTAGTTGAGATGATGGAACCTGATGGGTCTTCAACAATTTCGGTGATGAGTGGAGAAGGAGAATCTTTGTCAGCTCAATTGGCTCATGAGGTTATGGCTATTCAGGTAAACAGTGACTCCCAAACAGAGAATACTTTTCAATAAAAATATAATTCTGGGTATAAACTTCCTATCATGATCACAATTGTCCTATTTTTAACTTATTCCCGACCAATGTGTTCGATCAATTTGGGATGCTAAAAAGAATCTTTCTAGCTTGCTGTTTTTCTAGCATCCACATGTCATATTCTGCTGGTGGTGTGGGAGGGAGTCCATGATGACAAGTTGTGGCATTTGATGTCAACGGTATGTACATTGCTCTAAGTTTGCTTGTGATTCTTGTAGATGCTTCAATGTTGTGTTTAATGCCTGTGTGATGATTTCATGTTATGCTGAAGTATGCAGTCATCTGAAAAACTGTTGTGCCTATTGGTTTCATCTTTTATTATTTAATGCATTTGATGGGTATCTTCTTCTGAGCTCAATTTTGGCTTAAGGAATTGGGCTAATAGATCAAGGCCTTCTCTTACTTTCTTGCCTATATGAAATCAAGTGGTTTAAGATCCATTCATTATTCACAATGATCATTTCGGTGAATAGTTGCAAACTTTATTGGATGTGTTGTGTCTTGGAAGTCATTGCATTTGTCAGTCTTAAACATCATATTTTTCTGTCAACTCGGCAATTTGATCTTGTTATTCTGTCAACTAATTTTTAAGTGCAAAAAACATCAAGTGATTCAGTATCTATTTCCGGATCATTTTATCTTCTTGTTTTGGCACATGCATGATGTTGTTAAATGGCAACTGCTTGTAACATCTTATTATTCTCCACAATTTATCTGGAAAGCTGTTTCTGGGCACCCTTGTCTTGCACATCTTGTGCAGACAGTTAACTCATTAATAAACATCATGTTGTTAAACCTATTGATGCATTGAAAAGAAATAATCATGTTGTGCTTGTTGTAATGTAGGTTGACTTACTGAAGAATGAAATTTCAGACCCATCCTTACTGTCTTCATCCCTTTCACAAAGCTCTAGCTCAGAGCTTGAGAAAGATAGCAAAGTTTCTGAAAGGGAATACATGGCTACTCCTGTTTTTGTACACACGAAGTAAGAAATTTCTTTTTGCCCGAATATATTTACAGAAGAATTTGTGGATGGTAGTTCGGATTATTGGAAAAAGAAAATTAATTGCAAAAGAGACCCAAAAACAAAGCCACGAGAGGGAGACAGCTTACACTCCTTTTGTTCCGCAAGATGCTAAGCCATCCAGGTGGCTGACCAATGTTATTGGAGTTTTAGTTGAAGGGGCATAATTGCTAATGCGCTGTTGTTATTGAATTCTATTATGCATACAACTGTACAATACTTATAGCATGGGCTTTTCTGCCCTGCAGCTATACAGTCAGTGGAGTAGGTGTCAGTTCTGATAAAAGTCAAGAACAGCGTGCCCTTCTTGTGGAATCTAAAAGTTAATTTCTTGTATTTTATTTTCTAGTAAATGATTTGCAGTATTTCTTTTTTGTGCTTCAAGAGGGCCAAAGCCCAAAGAGAAAACTAAACAACCAACCTACTCACAGTTTTACCTCTAATATCATCTAGAAATAAATTATACATAAAATTTGGGCACTCGTCATAGTAAAGAATTCCTCCACTAAGACTGATGCCAACCTTTGCAAGAGTGTCCGCCGCACACTTGTTTGCTCACGATAAACATTCATAAATCTGATTTCCAGAACTTGCGTGataatgattttgatttttcgAATTATGCTCAGCCCCGTCCCTTTTCTGAAGTTTGTATTCATTATCGCATCAACTACTTCTTTATTTTGTGTCATAATGATTTGCAGTATTTATATACTCGTATAAGTTATATTAAACTGGAATGGAATTGATCCAAAAGGCGTGTCTTCTTCTTTGTAAGTTTTCTGGGTGGTGCAAAAGATTTGTGAAATGATCACTAGCGACATTCTTCCATGGGAAATTAAATTGTTGAAAAATTTAACTTGCATCTATATTATCCTAAGGCTACTTTTTCAAATTTAGCCATTTGCATCTTTTTTGTTGCTTAGCTCTTAAATTGTTCATGCTGCAGACAGGAGGTAATATCCTTAGATAATGAGATTTCCTTCAATGAGGCTATCATCGAGGAAAGAGAACAAGGTATTCAAGAAGTCCAGCAGCAGATTGGGGAAGTAAATGAGATCTTCAAAGATCTTGCCGTGCTTGTTCATGAGCAAGGAGCAATGATTGGTAACTAGTTCCCCCCAACCCCCACCCTTCATTTACTTTTGTTATTTATGCATCCTCTATCAAGTCGTTTTATATGTCTAGACTGGTTTATAGTAGTTGATGTTGAGAATTTCCATTTTGCAGATGATATTGGATCCAACATTGAGCATTCCCATGAAGCCACTGCCCAAGCAAAATCAGAACTTGTGAAAGCTTCTAAGACACAACGATCAAGTTCATCTTTGGCTATCAAAACTCTCCGACGGTGTTGCTGTTTTCAAAGTTTGTCATTCATTCTTAAAAACCGGCGGTGTTGCTGTTTACAATAGCTGCAAATGCTGGTTTTGATGGTTCTTTAATTTACAGCAAATTGTTGGAACAAGATAATCTTAATTTGGGTTTCGATGCTGCTAAAGGTTAGTAACAGTGAAGGTTGTGATGCTGTATTGTTTATGATACCTTAACATTAAAAATGATTCTGTAGTAAAAAGAAGGTTGTTTAACTATGGTGCTTATTCTGCTAAAACAGGAACTTATGTTGATATGGTGAAGGATGGGATTATAGATCCTGTTAAAGTTGTTAGAACAACTTTGGTAGATGCTGCCAGGTAAAATCATATATCTTACAATGCAATTTTTTCTCTGCTTATATTTCACACATTACTATATGTTAAACTAGTTTTTGCTCTATTGCAGTGTATCGTTGTTACTGACGACAACTGAGGCATCTATTGTAGAAAATATGAGTGATAAAAACAAACCTCCTCAAAGGGTGGCAGATATGGATGATTTGGACTACTAACTTTTCTTAAATATGTTGAGAATATTTTGGCTTATAATGAACTTGTATATCAGGTTATTACTTGAATGATAATGTAATTGTAATATAATGCTAATATTTTATCACTTAGATGATAATGAAAATGTAATATAATTAAAATAGTTTATGGTttattaattcttttaattatatAGAATGAAGTTTAATAAGTATTCATGTGATTAGTGTTATAGGAATGATAAAATTCAGGTTAGAATTTATTGGTCCAAACCGATTCAACCCAACCGAATGAACCGTATAAACCGATAATCCATCAACCGATAAAACCGAACTTAGTTTTGGGTGAAACTGGATTTAACTTTTTCAACCGTGGATTAACTCGGGTTAGCTATTTCGGGCCCGAACCCACCCATAACCGACCGCCGTCCACCCCTAATAGATTCAATCAAATCTTCAATAGTCATCCTTTGTGTGCATAGCCAATCATCAACGAGACTAACTACAATTGAACCAGTCACTCAACTAACAACTTTATTTAGCTCCACATTTACCTATCATATCTAAAAAGGTAATGCACATTATTTCAATCAACACGTTTAATCAGCTTATAAGATTAGAGAAAGAAATTAAGTAGGTTTACGTACTAATAAAATCTGGTCATTTATATAAGTAAATACTATCCCACCAAAATAGCTACATTCATTCAATTTGGTGGAAAATGacttaataataataaatttaagTTATATTGATACAATATGAAATATCATTATTATATATCATGCCACTTTAGAGTCGCATTCAAAGGTTCAAAATAAATCTAATCAGTACCAAATCGTATGCATCATTTCCTCAACATGTTATTGATCATATACGTTCTTCATAATTAATTTTGCAACACAATTTGAAATGTGTAAAACTCAAAAACTTGGAAGAATATATTCAATCAGTACAATCAAAAGCATTTACAAAACAAACTATAGTCTTAATGGCAACTCATATAGCTAGAAAATGCAACTAACGCATAACATTAGTCATCTAGAACATTTAACAAACAGTTTGCATGCAATCTCAAAAACTAAAAAGTGATGGCTAATTCAATTAGTTTGTCTATATTAGGATTCAATTTGATTTATTAGTACACACATTCATATTCAACATTGAAATTTCTTAAACAAATGGCATGCTGGAAATATTCATAAGTTACATAATGAAGTATCACTTTCATGAGGTCAAATTCCATGGTGTATCTCCTTGTCATCATCATATGAGATTGTACATCAGGATGGAATGTGCCACCATCATTTCCTTCAAGTGTAACCATGAAAATGGGCAATATTTCAATGCAAATTATAATAACAAAAAAAGCATCAAACCAAATATTTAAGAGTTAGGAACATTTTAAATCAAAGAGAGCATGTGCAGCTTCATTTTTATCGTGTAAATTCATGCTAAGTGATACATAAAATCATGGGTATGACACATACTCTCTCCGTTTCTTTGTCacttttttgaaaaaaaattattcctttttaattgtcacttgcaaagttcaagTTAGTATTAATGACACTTTTGTTAAAATTATCCATAGATAATTATTATGGAGAGAGAAAAAAAATAatatgaatgtaataaataattaagggtattataaATAAAAGAAGAATTATTATTTGAAAAGTAATAATAATGATTAACTTTCTTGATATATCTAAAAAAAATATAAAAGCGACACTTAAAAAGGAACATAGAGGAAGAACTAAATAATTTTGATTGGAATGTGCATTGACGTTGGTCATTGCAAAAAAATAAATGTTAGAAGCCATTAGAAGCAATTGTATAGTAGCTACTAGTGTAGGAGACTTTGTTATAGATCTGCATGAAATAAAAGGATACAGAACTTACAAAACAATCATCATGATAATTGGTCTTCTTCTCTCTTAAGAAACATGTTAGAGAAATTGGCATTCAAATAGAGAAATTGACGAACTAGGGTTTAAGATTTGCCGAAATTGCAATCATAACAACATTGAATTTAAGATTTTGGCATTTAAATTTTTAGAGATTCTATTTTTGTAAAAAAATGTCAAAATCCCAAGTTTTTAATGTGTGCATAGCACTGCACATCATGATGGTTATATGTG encodes:
- the LOC127130425 gene encoding zinc finger BED domain-containing protein RICESLEEPER 2-like, which produces MENVTQNQPSSLTSGVGATDVAANEIHVVGLPPLGKKRKQNANGPRKSSPAWDHFIKLPNEIEAVAACKHCHKKYLCDPKTHGTSNILAHTKVSTKMPQNDPTQTALSFAGGEGGGLVAASQRFNLAACRKAIALFVILDEHAFRVVEGEGFKLLCKQLQPQLTIPSRRTVARDCFQLFVDEKARLKGYFKSDCNRVALTTDCWTSIQNLSYMTLTAHFINNDWKYENRILSFCLVLNHKGETICRKVEEILREWGIRNVSTITVDNATSNDVAVAYLKKRIDNMGGLMSDGSFFHLCCCAHILNLVVRDGLKQNDLSISAIRNAVRFVRSSPQRSTKFKECIEFASINCKKLLCLDVPTRWNSCYLMLDAAEKYQAAFEKMEGEDFSYLEFFGLVGPPTLNDWENVRCLVSFFKIFYDATMEFSSSKQVSLHKSFHQLASIHCELKRSSMNLNTILASMGYEMKKKYDKYWGEIENINKFIYFGVILDPRYKLGYVEWCFNDMYNGESVPFTNMINVIKKELFKLFNWYKGIHEKQHGPSTSPNEGGSFGDGVPNVEVPSHFARVEAFKEHLKQKDSIDKKMILRGI
- the LOC127130426 gene encoding uncharacterized protein LOC127130426; amino-acid sequence: MFFTSYLSANILKSYFFCDNISTNSPEEVFDALKNQTVDLVLTAHPTQSVITEERGIALNKVTPELREKLHKTRLHIGQLVKDTSDKLKQASEIDHHVDVNPVFSASVLVEMMEPDGSSTISVMSGEGESLSAQLAHEVMAIQVNSDSQTENTFQ